TAACTTTAATAGTTTCTATCCGAATCAACGATTGACTCTTGAGCAACAACAACAACTTattcaacaacaacaattacaaattCAAGAAGCTAACTTACAATAAATGTTGCTTCAACAAGCTCGTCAACCAAATATGTTCACTTCGGGTCACCAACAAACGCAACCGACCTCCCAACCACAATCACAATCGCAACCGACAACTCAAGCACCCGACACGCCTACTCGAAAGAAACGAAGCCATAAGAAAAAAATTGGTGGtatgatatttttattatttacgtatttcgcatatgtatattttaattaatttttagtatatgtatatttttgtgtatatgtatatgtatatgtagaaTGTACTATATTTGAATTAATTTTTAGTATGTATattttcgtgtatatgtatatgtagaaTGTATATGTTAATTaatttttgtatatgtatttatgtagGTGCATCGAAAAAAGAAATATACAAGAAAAAGATGTGGGATGCCGAAGAGGAAGCATGACTAGCAACATGTTGGATTGACGCGTCCGAAAATTCGAGAAAAGGAAACTCTCAAAAGCTTTCGACTTTTTGGGATTCGGTTTATGAAAAGTTTAATGGCAATAACCGTGGGTGGTTTAGGGGTGATGATCAATTAACATCGAAATGACGTCATTTAAGTAGAAGTTGTAAGGAGTTTAATAGTGTGTTCGATGAAACGCAACGTAATTGGGGTAGTGGAAGGAATGATCGAGATTTGATGAAAAGTGCGTTGCTTAATGATCGAGAGTGAAGGTGGGTGTGCGGAACTACCAAACCAATATGTTGTAGTAGGTGTCATTTTTAACATCTTCCAAAGGACAGCTTTACCCTTTCGTTATTACTCCTATCttttttaattttaactttaaatatttctatttattttatatgatatttgatataaaaaaaatagtatagcaattaaaaaaacatttaaaatctaattcatttatataaattttattaaatattatatatataacacaaataaaaatatttaaattcaaAATTACAAAAAAAAGACTTTTAATATCAGATAGAACAATTATTTTGAGATGGGTGGAGTATAGTATAATGAATCTTAGAGTTAAACCATGTTGATTGTaacaaattttggttcaatttaattttttttattgataGATGAGTATATAATCAACTAGGTGTGTATAAAGAAAACTTATTGATCCACGTTTTTTCAACTAACAATTAGATTATAAACAGTAGATTACGACAAATTTTTTAAAACAACCTCACTCAAAAATCACACGAAACGGCATAGCATAGTTAGCCTGTTATAATTTGTATAAAGTAAATGTGATCAGTGACGGAAGTTTGTAGAGATAAAGGAGTTTTGATCTCTAAACATTTAAAATGTTTTtgtaatatttatgtttatatatatatatatatatatatatatatatatatatatatatatatatatatatatatatatatatatatatatatatatatatatatatatatatgatttataaggGTAAAATATGCTACGGAGTATAAGTTAGTCACCTCTAAAATTACATTTATAAGTCATGTTATCCTCATGTCTCCTAATAAAAAGTTTCAATTTTTACTCCTTAATGTGATTGTAAAAATTATGTTTTGTTTAACTGTTTATTAGTTAGTTAAATTTTGTAAGGTTTATGTATTATGTATGCGTAGATAGAGGTGCACAAACTGGGTATTTTACCGGATCCGGGGTAAAAAAAACTGGTTGTTTTTGTTTTTTTAGAACTAGTTCGGATTCTCGGTGTCGCTTTTTCCGAATTTTTTTCCGGAATCGGTTATTTTTCGATTCCCGACcgtatttttttgaatttttttgggACCAGGATTCGATTTAATCGGTTCAATTTTTTAACGTTTaaacaacaataatataatcaaCATAAACAAAAGTTATAACGcttaacataataaataatataaataacgaCATTTTTATTTATACCGATTACTATTATAACTAATATAGATAACAACACTTTTATTCGAACGGTACAATTATAATTTATACAAAAGTTAATACATTTCGAGCTTCGGCATGACCATCGGCCGATAATGTATTTGGACTAAAGTATACCGAGCTTCGGTATTGCCATCACCCATTATACTTTAGTTGTCAAATGTGTTTTATTGTCGAAGAGCATTCGTTCGTTCGTATTCTTCAAATTCGGGGTCATCAATAAGCTTGCTGGTAATTTGATGCATTATCATCCAACACAACGGTTTCATACTTACCTTCATCAAATTCATCCAATTCGGCCATGGTGTAACCTCGTGCAGATGTTTGAACGGAAACGGAACCGAAAGCAGTAGCTATGAATTATCTATTATAGGATAAGTAAGTAGATATTAGAGAGTAAAAATAGTGTAATTAGAGAGTATTTGAAGATTTAGAAAGAAATTTGAGAGTGTTTGTTGCTGTGTTTTCAACCAAAACAATACGGAGTACCAATTATTTATAATACACATTGTGGGGGTAAAATGGTCAAGACACTAAAAAAACGAccagaaagtaaaaaaaaaaaaaaaaaaaaaaaaaaaaaaaaaacctatctAAGTCGGATCGAATCGGATATTATCCGGTTTTTATCCAGAACAAATCcggttttttttcttttctgtatcCGACCAGAACCGGATCAGGCCCTGGATCCGGAACCGGTTTTTCTGAGATTCGGTTTCTACATAATCTGGTTTCGGTTTCTTTCCCGGATCGGATCGGATCCAGTTTTTTTTGTTCACCTCTATGCGTAGAGGTTTGATCAAATCAACTCGCGTACATAATATGTAGCTAAATCTTGATACGAACTTAAATCTAATAGATTGAAGTTCACTTTCTTTATCGGGTCTTCATTTTCAAGCATGATAAACCAATTTGATTCTTTCGTGATTAATTTGACTCAAATTGACTAGTATATATAATGATGAAAGTTTATATTTAAGTTGATTATTACCAGAAAGGATGTATTCTTTTTAAAAGCATGCGAGAGTATAGGTGAACCGGTAAGGGTAGATTGGTAATAGACTTGATGAGAAATCTTTAAATAACATGAACACATCGGTGATGGGCTCCCAAGGACCTACAACATGAATATGACCAAGCAATCGACAAATTTTAAGCCTTCATCACCTGTCAACTTTCACAATAAGTACCAAAACTAGATTTCATCACTATGTCATTATCACCTAATTTTTATGTCACAGAAAGTTTTTATTTCAAAAGGAGCATTACACATTCAAGTACTGAAGTGCATGTGACAAGGACATATACTTGTCAATAAGGTTTGTGTAAAAAAAGCATTTGAGCGCGAAAAGCCGAAAACATTTCGAAGGACCCTTGTATAAGACCTGCATTTCCTTCCAGGATTGATTAAAAGCAACTCATAACTGGTGCaaaattaaaaagtatcattagTTAGAACTTGATATTGCATCTTATATATCAATTATCACAAATTGGTCCCGAAATTGGATTTAAATTGCAGGTAGCAGAGCAAACATTAGAAGAGTACAGAATCAATATGTTCAATTCAACACACTCCCACCTATTTAATATAGGGGTCGTGCATATTTGGATATAGTGTATGATGCATTCAAAAATGAATGAAGATTCACATCTGCATTAGCTATAATCTAATGGAGATGTCATTTGATGTCTTGATTACTATACTGACCATTTGTAGCTGTTCATGGTCCAAAAAGCAGCTAAATGCTTCTCAATTTAGTAGATTGTGATCAGTGTGTATGATAAAAATGAATATGGTTTTGTTTTTTAAGCTACTGTAAAGAAACACAAGCTCTTACACATATAGAATTTAACCTAATTATACATGGCAATTGAGACCCATAATCTCAAATTTGGGTCAATTGGGTCAAGCTTCCAGGTCAATTGAGTCTTGAGAGAAATTAGGCATCGGCAATGTAAACCAGAACTTAAAAAAAGTTCCAATGGGTTTCCATCCAACCTATTAGGTCCTATACCAAATTTAAAGGAACAGGTCAAATGGCTATTAATTCCTAAAGCTCAATAAAAAGAAGGGTTAAAACGACAACCTGTGTTACATAAAGCGACACAAACCTGCATCACTTTTAGTATAACCTTGTGGCAAAGACCAAATGTTGTTGTTATCTGGTTTTATGTGACAAATATAGAATATAGCATGTAAGCACGAAAACAAACAACAAACAAACAAAATACAGACTTGCGAATAAATCTTTTATAAGACACTATATCCATGAATAATTCAAAGCAGCCCACAGCAGGTGAAAATTAAAAAGTAGCATGAGTCAGAGCTAATAATAACGAAACCTCATCTAGTAAATAAATTATCCCAAAAATGATTTCCAGAATTGGTTGGACTTGATAGCGATGAACATGCCTTAGTACGAAAAAACCTTTTAAATTAATCTTCAATGCCATCCCATTGCTCCCAAAAAGTCTCAAGTTGGCCCTCTCAGATATGAGCTGAAACACAAGTTACAGAAATACTTATTAAGTTCAAATTGCAGTACGGCACAGTGCAGTTAAACTTTAGACAACAGAATCAATGTACAACCAATTCAACCCGGCCCCACACATAAATAATAAATAAGTGTTCAAGATATTTTGAGCATAAAAGTCAGTCCTGATTTGATTGCACGCTGAAATTCAAGATATTTAGATTTAGATGCACCGAGAGGCAAGACCGGATTTATTGATTTATTATAGAGAATAGATTATAATCTAATTCATAATATTTAGCACATTAGGCATTCATTAGTTTTTATTAGAAAAAATAAATAAGTGTTCAATGTTAATCGGTTGACCCAAACCATCTCGACTAGATACCTTAACCTGCCAGACCCGCCCATTTTGCAACCTCTACTTGTAGCAAAGTACTCCGTATTATTCTCTTAAGGGTTCGTAGGGAAAGGCCGAAAAATACACAGGAGTTAGGGGCAAGTGACATACAAGGAACCTTTGAGATGCATATCAAATTAGACGATAAACAAATGAATAAAAGTAAACATATACTGCAATTAACTTCATCAGCTAGAATATTAATCAGGACTGAAAGTCTGAAACtactaattataaacatataacatGCACAGATACTATTTGCACCAATACATCATGCCTCTAACTTCACCCCAATAAACAATTAACAAGAAAACATGAACCATAAAGTTAATTTCATTCAAAGGTACCTTCTCTTCTGAATTTGTCTGAAAATCTCCACTAAGATTTGTTTTTCTTCTTGTTTTTGGATTTCGGCTGAAGTTTCTGATATGCAATAAGCCTTGAAGTTGACAGCTTCAATTCATTTAACCGATTCTTTCTTCGTTGTTTCCTGGATAAGGGTTTCGGATCTTCACTTTGTGCATCCAATTGTGACTTTTCATTTTCTGCCTCATCAACATCATGTTTTACTCTCTTGCTGccattgttgggtccatttgaagACTCTCCTTTAAGAAGAGACTTAATCCTCTGTTTTTGTTCTTTTATCTTCTTACGAGGAACAACAAACTCATCTTCTCTGTAAGTCGCTAATTTCTTCAAAGGAACTAACTGATTCAATTCCTTATCATCCACTACCAATATCTCCTTCGCTTTCAATCCATAATTATTTTTGTTAACAGGCCTGTACTTGAATCTAGTCTTCAAATCCCCAATACTACCTTCATAGTCCAACTTATAGTACTCCTCTAACTCTTTTTCAACAACTTCCTTTTCTAATTCGGAACTTTTTCGTTTCCTCTTTTTGCCTTGTTGTAATACTACTGTTTCTTCTTTGTCTTGTGTTTGTTCTTCATGTCCACCATTATTATTAACCTTGCTTTTCAAAAATCTTTTTCTAGTACCTAAAAACCCATCATCAGAACCAAATTCATCCTCCCAACCCTTAGGCAAACCAAGCATATCATCTTCCTCATCAAAATTAGGTTTTTTCAATTCACAATCTTCACCTTCACTACCAAACTCAGGGTCAACATCTTCTGCTTCATAAAACTTATCATCAAACGCCTTCTTCATCTTTCTATCGTACTCTTCCGGATCAAAGTCCTCCTCAATATCACGTTCATCCAACACACAATCCACATCTTCCCCAATCCCCGCGGTTTCCCTAAACTTCCTAATTTTCTCATTAATCTCTTTcttcttcaagtttttcaaacgCTTCAACTCTTCTTTCCGCTCAATCTCAGCCCGTGCCATTCTCTCCTCTTTATTCTTCCTATGTATGCTCCTAGCATTATCCTTCTTCCTCACTGAATCATTAACTGTTCTTGAATACCCCATTACTCTGTTGTCGCCTGCAttttcacaacaacaacaacaacaatacccaatcccacaaaagtggggtatgggagaggtgggtgtagacaatcattcctcgtaccctagattagaaggaagtcgctACTCCACCCGCGagtatagaacccgcgcctagataaggtcttccctccctctactctagagcaaaagagattgcttccaaaaaggacctccggccagaagtGCTCATAAAAACGAAATAGATAGGGCAAAAGATACGTACCTGTAAGGGTTATGTGCGCCTAGCAAGATGCAACCAAACACAGTTACCAAAAAGGGAACACAAATAGCAGTATTGCACAACAGTAGGGCAAATAGCATGAATCATATAGAGCACAAAACCATTTAAAATCAAGTAGACATACAgacaaacaaaataaatacatatatatatatatatatatatatatatatatatatatatatatatatatatatatatatacacgcaccACACATAAGCATGGATAAAAACCCAtgcttaaacatatatacatatagataaattcgtagatatatatacctaggtacagaAACAAGACAGACAATCATACATACACCAATACATGTTACttagatacatagatacatatatagatacacACATATGCAACGGTACATGTATATAgcctaaatacatataaatagataCAGGTGCATATATACTATGTGGAGGGGTATATATAGTGTAACTATAGAATAACTAGTTATAGTTATGTATGTAGTTGTACAATAAATGTaataaaaacattgaaaaaaaaaaaaaaaaaacaactactTACTCAATTatcctaattctactcctccacaggctcctatcaaaagtcatgtcctccgtcagtatAAGCTCTTTCATGtccagcttcaatctatcctccatcctacgtctaggtctaccccttctccttacgccgccaacggcgagggtctcgactctcctaaccggggctaaaatTGGGCGCCTCCtgacatgcccaaaccatctaagtcgtccttccctaagtttgttgatgatgttcccaacttccaatttctccctaaaaactccatttggtatcatatctagcatggtcttaccacacgtccatctaagcatcctcatttctgccacctccattctcctctcttgggccttcgtcattggccaacactctgatccgtacaacatggctggtctgattgccaccttgaagaatttccctttcagcttaaggggcaccttcttgtcgcacaacacccctttcgcagccctccacttcaaccatcctacacgtatacgatgcgtcacgtcctcatctatccttcccgaattgtgaagcatcgagcctaaatatctaaaggacccTTGCGGGGGTAAAATCTGATCCCCAATTCGGATATCTACTATATCGTCGTGTTCCTCTTCACTCTTCTTGAAATCacatctaaggtactccgatttaagtctgctaatccgtaggccatttgattctaaggcgatcctccattgctcaagccttctgttaagctcatcctgggaatccgaaactaatacaatatcgtcggCGAATATCAGGCACCATGGGATGTTGTCTTGTATCCTATGAGTCAACTCGTCTAGGATCAAAGCAAAAAGATAAGGGCTAAGGGCAGATCCTTGATGTAGACCTACCTCAACAGGGAAAAACTCTGTGTTTCCTACCGTCGTGCGTACACGAGTCTTCGCCCcctcgtacatatctctaatagatcttatatatctacttgggacacccctaacattaagcgtcttccaaatcagctcacgcgggacacaatcataagctttttccaagtctaagaatgccatgtgtaggttcttttgtttttccctacacttctccataaggcttctaactATGTGAATCGCTTCCATCGACGAGCGACCTGGTATGAaaccgaattggttctctgaaacctttgtctcgcgtcggagcctcgtctccatcactctttcccaaagcttcatagtatgactaagtaactttatgcctctataattactacatatttgcgcatctcccttgttcttgtaaataggaataacctcactgagtctccattccataggcatatttgcgcttctaaacgtcgtgttgaaaaggtttgtcaacAATCTAACCCCATCGCCTCCTAGGCACTTCCACGCCTCAATCGGAATTTGATCcggtcctactgctttgtttctccccatctttcgtagggcCAATCTAACTTCCTCCTCGTTAATCATCGTGCAGAAACAGTTGTTTTGAAACTCCCGAACCTCGTGGGATTCACCGTTCCGCTCTGGTCTTCCCCTACCGAAAAGAGATGCAAAATAatcttcccatcttttcctaataagATCTTCTCTTACTATACTTTGACCCGCTACATCCTTGATATATTTGATGTTACTTAAGTCCCTACTtcttcgctccctagctttggctatcctatatacgtcattagctccctctttagagtctagtttcctatataaatcttcgtatgctttgtcttttgcaattgctacggccttctttgcttctcttttagcttctttatatctTTCTTCTACCCTAGTTCTCTCTTCATGTGACCCTTCTCCAAGAGaaatgagctccctaaacctcgcCTGCTTTAAAGCGACTTTCGTTTGGACATCGTCACTAAGCCACCACGACTCTCTTCTACTCTTATGGGCTCTCGATGTCCCTGTAGCCATTCCTAAGGTCTCTTTTGCCACATCTCTGATAGTGGACGCCATGCGATTCCATAACTGGTCTGCTTCTGTAGGGGCAACGTTATCCCCTTCTACACTCAATCTCTCAACAACATTCGCTCTAAAAGTCTCCGCATTCGCTCCATAGAGGTTCTTCCAAAGGATTCTAGGTTGTACAACCCTAGCCCTCCTGCCAACTCTTCCCTTAGTGACTAGGTCCATGACCAGCAATCTGTGCTGGGAGGAGCACGTCAAAGCTGGAAGGACCTTACAGTCCCTACAGGTCCTAAGTTCCCCTTTACGAAGAAGCAAAAAGTCAATCTGGGTGCTACGATCCCCGCTATGGAAAGTGGCTAACTGAGCATCCCTCTTCTTGAAGAAAGAGTTTGCTACCACCAACTCGTGGGCAATGGCAAACTCAAGAATTGAGCGCCCCTCTTCATTTCTAGGACCA
This window of the Rutidosis leptorrhynchoides isolate AG116_Rl617_1_P2 chromosome 7, CSIRO_AGI_Rlap_v1, whole genome shotgun sequence genome carries:
- the LOC139857055 gene encoding uncharacterized protein; translated protein: MVMKLFDDSGSDSDGGSGDISKIQINDGFARRYEHNKKREDLQRFEELKKKGLIDSDDDESSEDDEDIVNFSSKHDLKFFDALIKVRNQDPSLKNTGAKLFDSDNDDYDDNEASDEISVVKEKKKNPMYLKDVTAKHLLEEGPEFEDENDSNTNNNKKSYIEEQEALRKEFLDAVGDEEVEGDIIKVKEGNNKGDDDDDEDDSDYVKKLDEYFKEDDKLDEKEKFLKEYFRKKMWLEKDKSNRKVLDVDDGIDFSEDEEELDKQEDFERSYNFSHEENAGDRVMGYSRTVNDSVRKKDNARSIHRKNKEERMARAEIERKEELKRLKNLKKKEINEKIRKFRETAGIGEDVDCVLDERDIEEDFDPEEYDRKMKKAFDDKFYEAEDVDPEFGSEGEDCELKKPNFDEEDDMLGLPKGWEDEFGSDDGFLGTRKRFLKSKVNNNGGHEEQTQDKEETVVLQQGKKRKRKSSELEKEVVEKELEEYYKLDYEGSIGDLKTRFKYRPVNKNNYGLKAKEILVVDDKELNQLVPLKKLATYREDEFVVPRKKIKEQKQRIKSLLKGESSNGPNNGSKRVKHDVDEAENEKSQLDAQSEDPKPLSRKQRRKNRLNELKLSTSRLIAYQKLQPKSKNKKKNKS